In Desulfovibrio legallii, one genomic interval encodes:
- a CDS encoding CoB--CoM heterodisulfide reductase iron-sulfur subunit B family protein, whose translation MNFAYYPGCSARGSSADYEKSTQAVCKALNMNLVDIPDWSCCGSTPAHAVSSELSAALCVRNLDIAAQQQADLLLTPCPSCLSNLRMASKRMEDPQFRARVDELLDGPAAEKFPPVTSVMQGIAGQLDMDAIASRVRKSLKGLKLAAYYGCLMSRPAEIMDFGDPENPTLMESMLAACGAEMVDFPLKTSCCGASFGIPERSMTARNTGRILDLATRLGVDAVIVACPLCQMNLDLRQVQAGDAVQTRFNLPILYYTQMLGLAFDLPKTDLGLEKLRVSADGLIAKLEELRRADAAEGGRS comes from the coding sequence GTGAATTTTGCCTACTATCCCGGCTGTTCGGCCCGCGGCTCTTCGGCGGATTACGAAAAATCCACCCAGGCCGTGTGCAAGGCCCTGAACATGAACCTTGTGGATATTCCGGACTGGAGCTGCTGCGGCTCTACCCCGGCCCACGCCGTAAGCAGCGAGCTTTCCGCCGCGCTCTGCGTGCGCAACCTGGACATCGCCGCCCAGCAGCAGGCCGACCTGCTGCTTACCCCCTGCCCCAGTTGCCTTTCCAACCTGCGCATGGCCTCCAAGCGTATGGAAGACCCCCAGTTCCGCGCCAGAGTGGACGAACTGCTGGACGGCCCTGCGGCAGAAAAATTCCCGCCCGTGACTTCGGTCATGCAGGGCATTGCCGGTCAGCTGGACATGGACGCCATCGCCTCCCGCGTGCGCAAGAGCCTCAAGGGCCTCAAGCTGGCCGCCTATTACGGCTGTCTCATGAGCCGCCCGGCGGAAATCATGGACTTCGGCGATCCGGAAAACCCCACCCTCATGGAGAGCATGCTGGCCGCCTGCGGAGCGGAGATGGTGGACTTTCCGCTCAAGACCTCCTGTTGCGGCGCTTCGTTCGGCATTCCCGAACGGAGCATGACGGCCCGCAACACCGGGCGCATCCTCGACCTGGCCACACGCCTGGGCGTGGACGCGGTCATTGTGGCCTGTCCCCTCTGCCAGATGAACCTGGACCTTCGGCAGGTGCAGGCCGGCGACGCCGTGCAGACGCGCTTCAATCTGCCCATCCTCTATTATACGCAAATGCTGGGCCTGGCCTTTGACCTGCCCAAGACCGACCTGGGCCTGGAAAAACTGCGCGTCAGCGCCGACGGTCTTATCGCCAAACTGGAAGAACTGCGCCGCGCCGACGCCGCTGAAGGAGGCCGGTCATGA
- a CDS encoding 4Fe-4S dicluster domain-containing protein: MSDAINLSRMRDAAFTAEVEAHSGQNVSTCYQCGNCTAGCPAGFVYDLQASQIMRAVQLGLKDMVLDSKSIWMCLSCSTCSQRCPNNIDVGGVMETLRHMARQEGRVTVPKVEKFWWSFLDTVRAFGRTYEIGTMALYMMRSMRVFTDLDLAPEALKKGKLGFKPHVLPHGAAPVARIFKRYKERAKREGVRP, from the coding sequence ATGAGCGACGCCATCAACCTGAGCCGGATGCGCGACGCCGCCTTTACGGCGGAAGTGGAGGCGCACAGCGGCCAAAACGTGTCTACCTGCTACCAGTGCGGCAACTGTACGGCCGGCTGTCCGGCAGGTTTTGTCTATGACCTGCAGGCCAGCCAGATTATGCGCGCCGTACAACTGGGCCTGAAGGACATGGTGCTGGATTCCAAGTCCATCTGGATGTGTCTGTCCTGTTCTACCTGTAGCCAGCGCTGCCCCAACAATATTGATGTGGGCGGCGTCATGGAAACCCTGCGGCACATGGCCCGCCAGGAAGGGCGCGTCACCGTGCCCAAGGTGGAAAAATTCTGGTGGTCCTTCCTTGATACTGTGCGCGCCTTTGGCCGCACTTACGAAATCGGCACCATGGCCTTGTACATGATGCGCTCCATGCGCGTGTTCACGGATCTGGACCTGGCGCCGGAGGCCCTCAAGAAAGGCAAACTGGGCTTCAAGCCCCATGTGCTGCCCCACGGCGCGGCTCCGGTGGCCCGTATCTTCAAGCGCTACAAAGAGCGCGCCAAACGCGAGGGGGTGCGGCCGTGA
- the aroQ gene encoding type II 3-dehydroquinate dehydratase has product MRIAVLHGVNLNMFGQRDPTQYGTATLADIDAALASLGRELDVTVDCFQTNHEGLLVERIHNLADSDARAVVINAGAWTHYSYALADALAILRVPVVEVHMSNVHARETFRHHSVLAPVCAGSVCGFGVESYLLGLRAAHSLALRAGGV; this is encoded by the coding sequence ATGCGTATAGCGGTACTGCACGGCGTGAACCTGAACATGTTCGGGCAACGCGACCCGACCCAGTACGGCACAGCGACCCTGGCGGACATCGACGCTGCCCTGGCGTCCCTGGGCCGGGAGCTGGACGTGACTGTGGACTGCTTTCAGACCAACCACGAAGGCCTGCTGGTGGAGCGCATCCACAACCTGGCGGACTCGGACGCGCGGGCCGTGGTCATCAATGCCGGAGCCTGGACCCACTACAGCTACGCCCTGGCCGACGCCCTGGCCATTTTGCGCGTGCCCGTGGTGGAGGTGCACATGTCCAACGTGCACGCGCGGGAGACCTTCCGACACCATTCAGTACTGGCGCCGGTCTGCGCGGGCAGCGTCTGCGGCTTCGGCGTGGAAAGCTACCTGCTGGGGCTGCGCGCGGCCCACAGCCTGGCCCTGCGCGCGGGGGGAGTGTAA
- a CDS encoding shikimate dehydrogenase family protein, whose protein sequence is MEDLALYGVTGWPLGQSLSPLLHNTGFQALRLPAAYARWEVPPEKLPAFVESVRLLHIRGCSVTIPHKVALTPLLDAVSPLARQVGAVNTLYWQDDALCGHNTDVAGFLAPLAGLPLDRGDALLLGAGGAARAVAAGLTGLPQDKRPRRIYVATPSNRSHLPLAQTFGLTPLPWEERHSVPALLVVNTTPLGMCGKAGTATPYDFAQAPLPHCQQDDFFDGTAAQATPLAYDLVYNPLETRFLREARLAGRRGISGLEMFYGQGDAQFRLWTGRALPPQARQALDAALKVKEIPCV, encoded by the coding sequence ATGGAAGATCTGGCCCTGTACGGCGTTACGGGCTGGCCGCTGGGCCAGAGCCTTTCGCCGCTGCTGCACAATACGGGCTTTCAGGCCCTGCGCCTGCCCGCGGCCTATGCCCGCTGGGAAGTGCCGCCCGAAAAGCTGCCCGCTTTTGTGGAAAGCGTGCGCCTGTTGCACATCCGCGGCTGTTCGGTAACCATCCCCCACAAGGTGGCCCTGACCCCGCTGCTGGACGCGGTAAGCCCGCTGGCCCGGCAGGTAGGCGCGGTCAACACCCTGTACTGGCAGGACGACGCCCTCTGCGGGCACAATACCGACGTGGCGGGCTTTCTGGCCCCCTTGGCCGGCCTGCCCCTGGACCGGGGCGACGCCCTGTTGCTGGGCGCGGGCGGCGCCGCGCGAGCCGTGGCCGCCGGGCTCACCGGCCTGCCCCAGGACAAACGCCCCCGGCGCATCTATGTGGCCACGCCGTCTAACCGCTCCCACCTGCCCCTGGCGCAGACCTTCGGCCTGACCCCCCTGCCGTGGGAAGAACGCCACAGCGTGCCTGCCCTGCTGGTGGTCAACACCACGCCTCTGGGCATGTGCGGCAAGGCCGGAACAGCAACGCCCTACGATTTTGCCCAAGCCCCCTTGCCGCACTGCCAACAGGACGATTTTTTTGACGGAACGGCTGCGCAGGCAACGCCTTTGGCCTACGACCTGGTGTACAACCCACTGGAAACGCGCTTCCTGCGCGAAGCGCGGCTGGCGGGGCGACGCGGCATTTCCGGGCTGGAGATGTTTTACGGCCAGGGCGACGCCCAATTCCGCCTCTGGACGGGCCGGGCCCTACCGCCGCAGGCGCGGCAGGCGCTGGACGCAGCCCTGAAAGTAAAGGAGATCCCATGCGTATAG